GCCGCTGATTATGATGTGGCTGCTGCGGAACGAGGCATCGTTTATATTGATGAAGTAGATAAAATTGCTCGTAAAAGTGATAATCCTTCCATTACTCGCGATGTGTCAGGAGAGGGTGTGCAACAGGCGCTCTTGAAAATTTTAGAAGGAACAGTTGTAAATGTACCTCCACAAGGCGGTCGTAAACACCCAGACCAAAAAATGATTGCCGTTAATACCAGCAACATTTTATTTATATGTGGTGGAGCCTTTGATGGAATCGATAAAAAAATCGCAAATCGTTTACAAACCCAGGCAATAGGTTATGGAGCTAAGAAACACGGAGAAAAGATCGATAAGAACAATATGCTCCAGTACATTACTCCTAAAGATTTAAAAAGTTTCGGATTAATTCCTGAACTAATTGGTCGAGTACCTGTATTAACTTATTTAAATCCTTTAGACAGGGCTACTTTGCTTTCCATTTTAGTAGAACCTAAAAACTCATTGATTAAGCAATACATCAAACTGTTTTCATATGAAGGCATTAAGCTTTCTTTTGAAAATGAAGTATTGGAGTATATTGTTGATAAAGCAATGGAGTTTAAACTTGGAGCTCGTGGTTTGCGCTCAATTTGTGAAGCAATTATGATTGATCATATGTTTGAGCTACCATCAAAAGAAAATGTGAGCGAGTTAGTGATTACATTAGATTATGCTAAAGATAAGTTTGAGAAATCGGCCAATTTGAAAAAGTTGAAAGCCGCTTAAATTATCTCCATTGATATTAGTTTTAAGAGAGAGCCTATTCGGTTCTCTTTTTTTTTGCTTAATAATCGGTTGAAAACCGTATTTTAAACCTCATTATCTGCCTTTATTCCTTAAAGTTGAATTTTTATTAAACTTGATTAACTTTTTTTTATTATGAAAAATTAAATTATTTTAGTTGTAAATACATTTAGATGGGAATTGATCATTATTTAATATATTTGCTTAATAATAAAAATTGCTTGTAAAATTTCGGTTTCAAAAAGCGTTTTGTTATAATTACCTTATCTAACTTTCCTCTCTCTACAAAAACTGACAGTTAAACCCTGTCAAACAATTCCCATTATGAAAATCTAATCATTTTACTTATGGGAAACGTTTACAAACTAAACACCAAACCCGACCATATGAAATTCGACCGCGGTTTCACAATACGGTTATCCGCATTAGTGAGTTGTTTGCTAATTGTATTATGCAATTGGAAGGCAGCTGCTTTGCCTTTTAAAGTACAATCAAGGCTAAACGTTCATAGGTTAATTTATGCATCTTTTTTACCTGGGGAATCTTTTACCTTTTCACCAATAAGTAATAACACCATCATACAACCTCCGGTTTATGGAATTTGTAATGGCTTTTCATTTGATTCAGGATTGATAGTAGGGTCGGATGCATCTCCTGCAGGCACAACTTATAATTGGCAAAAAAGTATTGACTTAGGAGTAACCTGGACAGATGTGGGCGTAACCTTACGAGATTACAATCCTCCTGTATCAACTAAAACCACATGGTATCGAAGAGTTGCCATTAATGGCCCTGACCAGGACATAAGTAATGTTGTAAGAATTGTCATTGCTAGTACTTCTGTTGGAAATAATACTATTTTAACCAATCAGGATATCGTTTCCGGAGCTACCCCTCAGAAGCTTATTGGATCGGATCCTAATGGTGGTGACGGTGTAAGTTATGAGTTTGTATGGGAGCAAAGCAAAGACGGCTCTACATGGCAATTAGTTCCTGGGGCCTTTACCGGAAGAGATTATCAGCCAACAGCATTAACTACGTCCACTTTTTATAGACGGAGCGTGCGAATGGGAGTGTGTCCTGTTTTCGTTAGTAATACAATTAAAGTAACAATAGTTCCGGTTTCTGTTTCTGGCAATACCATTATTCAACCTTTGGAAAATGAAAAGTGCGGTATAGCTAGTTTTAATCCAAAGGAAATAGCTGGCGCGCAGGTTTCTGTAACTACAGGGGCAACCTTTACTTATCAATGGACGCAAAGTATTGATGGTGGTGCCACCTATACCAATATCCCCGGAGCTGTTGGGCAGAACTATGATCCGCCTGAACTTACCAGAACAACCCGTTTTAGGCGTGATGTTATATCAGGAACAGTAGTTAATAACAGTAATATCGTATTTATTATTATCAACCCTGATGGCGTTGGTAATAATGTTATAAATCCTATTGCTGATGTTAAGGCCGGTGTTCAGCCGCAATTAATTACAGGAAGTGATCCTACTCCAAGTGGGAACGTATTTGAATTCAGATGGGAGCAAAGCGCCGATGGTTTAACAGGCTGGACTTCTGCTCCTGGAGCTAATACAGGTAAAAATTATCAGCCTCAGCCGTTGATTCAAACCACGTATTTTCATCGGAAGATTGGATCGGGAGTTTGTCCATCTTCAGAAAGTAATAGTATAAAGGTTACGGTTTTGCCTTCAGGTGCTATCTCTAATAATAAAATAACAGCGCCCCCTACAGTTTCCTATTGTGGATTGTCCTCTGTTGATCCAAGCGTTATAACTGGTACTGCTGCAACTAATGTATTAACCTACCAGTGGCAACAGAGCTTTAATAACAACAGCTGGTCAAACATTATTGACGCAACAGGACAAAACTTTGATCCTTCAAACTTAAACCAAAAAGTATCATTCCGCCGGATTGCAATTGCCGGAACCACCCGTGATACGAGTAATGTTGTAGTGTTTTTAGTTACTCCGGTTGCACTTGATAATAATACAATATTATCTCAACCACAAGTAATTCCGTCAGGAGGTATACCTGCTGCTATTGCAGGGTCTCTGCCAACAGGAGGAGATGGAACCTACAATTACTTATGGGAGAAAAGTGAGGGTGGACAAAATAACTGGGTTGTTGCTTCTGGTATTAATAACCAACTGAATTACCAACCTCCAGCACAATCAGCTCCTGTTTATTATAGAAGAACCGTGACTTCTGGGGCATGTAGCTCAACAAGTGAAAAATACCTCATCGCAATTACTACTAACACTGATTTGGCAATTGAAAAAACTGGAGGCATTAGTGATGATGTTCAGAATGCTGTTCAGTTTATCATAAAGGCGATCAATAAAGGTCCTCAAGACGCAATGGCTATTGTAGTGACTGATACATTGGCAGATAATTTGGAATATATTTCATATAAAACAGATGTAGGTTTTGTTGATTATGATCCTGTTAAAAAGATTATAAAATGGGAGATTGATAAACTAGCTGATAAGGAGGAAGTAAAACTTAGGATTAATGCTAAACCTCTTGAAAATCGCAATCTAATAAATGAAGCCTTTATTTCGGCGCAGGTCGTTGACGCAGATTTGTCAAATAACCGTTCAAAGGCAGTAATTAGGGAGGTTGTATTTGGTATTGATGCGGCGCATGTTCCTAATATGATTACTCCTAATGGTGATGGATATAATGACGTGTTTAAAGTTCCAAATATTGTTAGTTTTCCTAATAACGAGTTAACAATTATGGACAGATGGGGAAATAGGGTATATGCTGTAAAAGAGTATCAGAACAATTGGAATGGCGAGGGATTAGCTGAAGGAACTTATTTCTATGTGCTAAAAATTACGGTTGGGAATAAAATAAAAGTATATAAAGGTTTTATCACTTTAATGAGAAGTAGAATAAGTGGTTAAATGTAATGGTGTTTTATGAATAAAAAACTACAACTTCTAGTTTTCATGTGCTTTTTGTTTACCACTAAAGTTTGGGCTCAGCAAGATGCACAGTTTAGCCAATATATGTTTAATGGCTTGTACATTAATCCTGCTTATGCCGGTTTTAAGCAAAATCTCAACATAAATTCTTTTTATAGAATGCAATGGAGTGGATTCGATGGAGGACCCCGAACAATGACTCTGTCCCTGGATGCTCCAATGTATGATAACACAATGGGATTGGGCTTTCAAGTAGCAAGTGATAAAATTGGAAATACCAATGATCTGTCTGCATTCGGAATCTATTCGTACAGATTACAGGTTAACGATGAATCACATTTGGCATTTGGCTTAGGTGTAGGTTTTTACCGTTCAGCATTTAATGGTTCGAAAAATATTCTGGATGATTCAGGAGATCCACTGAACTCTGGTAACGCATCCAGTTCTTTCAGTCCTGAATTAAAGTTTGGTTTATTCTATAATACCGAACGCTTTTATATGGGATTATCAGCCAATAATCTATTATCACCTTATTTGAAAAAGGATTACGATTTAAGTACGATTTCTCCACCTAAATCCACCCAGGTTTATTTAACCTCAGGTGTTGCTTTACCTTTAAGTGAAAATGTGGTTATGAAACCTTCATTTTTATTAAAACAAGATATAAAGGGTTATTCAACACTTGATTTGAATGCATTTTTCCTGTTTTACGATAAAATTTGGGTAGGAGGTGCTTACAGAAATAGTTTCAAACTCATCAATAAACAACCTAATCAACCTTTATACAATGCCAATGCAGCCATTCTAATGACAGAACTGTTTTTAGGCGAAAAGTTCAGGGTTGGTTATGCATTTGATATGTCATTGAGTGCTGTAAAAGATTTGAACGCTAGTTCCCATGAAGTCTCATTAAGTTATTGCTTGGATGTTAAGGATATTATACCCGAGCGTGCACCGGCTCCACGAAATGTACAAGGTGTAACTGAACGTGCAGAAAAAGCTAAAGCTAAGGCAGCAGAGAAAGAAACGAAGCAAAAAGCTCGTGCTGAACAAGAAGCTTCAAAGGCCGCTCAAAAGGAACAAGAAAGAAAAGAGAAAGAGCAGAAAACTGCTGAGGAGAAAGTCGTTAAGCAAAAAGAAGAACCGAAAGTTATAGAACAACAAGTTAAAGAGAAGGAAAAGGTAGAAGTTCCTCAACCTAAGGTAAATGAAGAAGCTAAAGCTCAGGAAAGTAAAGCTCATGATGAAGCTAAGCGTATAAAAGAAGAAGAAAGACAGGTAGCTGAATTACGTGCAAGCGAAGCCAAGCGAGAACGTGCTGAAGCCAAGGCAAGAGCTAAAGCTGAGGCGAAAGAACGAGAAGATGCAAAACGTAAAGAGGAGGACGCCAAACGTGAGGAAGAGCGCAAAGAAAAAGAGGCTGCACGTGAAAATGAGCGCGCTGCAATGAAAGAGAAAGATGCTGAAAAAGCCAAAGAAAAAGCGGAGAAAATGAAGGAAGAAAAGGCTAAGGAAGTGGAAACACCTGAGCAACGTGAGGAACGGAAAAAAGCTGAAAAAGAAGAGGCTAAGCGTATCAAAAAACTTAAGCGTCAAAAAGGTGCAATGGTAACGCCACGATACTTCTAATGTTGTGTGAAGACTAATGATTTTATTAACAATTAAATGTTAATTATTTAATAGAAATTATTGTGGTTCAGTTTTTTATGATTTACTCTTGGTTAGATAATGTGATTATAATCTAACTTAACCATTTGGAAAAAGGAATTATATATATATTTTGGCAATTAAATAAACTTAGGGTCATATGAAACGTTTTTTAGGTATTTTAACAATAGTAGGTTTTATCTGCAGTGCAGAGATGACCTACGCACAGGTTGATAAGGCCGATCAGGAGTTTGAGCAGTTGAGTTATACTACTGCGTTAGAACTTTACAAAAAAGCCTTTGAACAAACCAAAACAGTACCAATTCTTCAAAGAATTGTTGAGTGTTATAAACGAACCAATCGTTATAAAGAGTGGGAAACTTGGGCGGCAAAATTAATTGCTGCAGACAATAAAAATCCAGAGAATTACCTTACTTATGGTGAAGCTTTGGTAAGAAATGGTAAATACGCTGATGCTAAGCAAGCCTTTTATTTGTATGGCCGTTATTCTAATGGTAAATTATTCGAGTCACAGTTTTTACAAGCTTCTTGTGATAGTGCTCTGTATCAAATGAATAACCCTCAAACTCAGGCTACAGTAAAGTCTCTTGATATTTTGAGTACTCCTTATTCGGATTGGGGATTGGTAAAATATCGTAATGGTTTCGTGTTCAGTTCTGACCGTCCATGGGAACAAAAAACAATTGATAAAAACTCTAAGAAACTTTATGGCTGGACAGGTCGTCCATTCTTAAAGATTTTCTATGTAGAAAGTGATCCTGAGAAAAATGTTTGGGGAACTCCAACCTTATTCTCTGATTTCTTCAATGGTGAATATCATACTGCAGGTGCTGCATTCAATGAGCGCCAGAATACAGTATTCTTTACTCGTACTCGTTTTGTAAATACTCCAGAAACCGGTACTAAACCAGTTTTGCGTTTAGAGATATTCATGTCTGAAGCTTGGAAAGAAGCTAAACCATTTAAGCATAACTCAATTTTGAAATACTCAGTAGGAGACCCTGCCGTTACTTCAGACGGTAGTCGTTTATACTTTGTTTCTGATATGTTAGGTGGCTACGGAGGTACAGACATTTACTATTGCGATATGGGTACTGATGGGGAGTGGGGCGCATTTAAGAATGCTGGTCCTGGCATTAATAGTAAGGGTGATGAGCGTTTTCCTACTTTAATGAATGATAATGTAATGTTCTTCTCTTCAAACGGCCGTATTGGTATGGGAGGATTGGACATTTACCGTGCTACTCGTTCAAAAGAAGAATGGAAAGACGTTATTCGTTTAGATTATCCGATTAACTCACCTCAGGATGATTTCAGTTTGGTGGTTACTAAGATATCAGGTGTTCCGGAGAATGCTGATAAAATTAAATTAGAAGGTTTCTTCTCTTCGGATCGTTTTGACTCAAAAGGTGCTGACGATATTTATCAGTTTACTTGTGTAATGCCTCAGTTCCAAAAGGAATACTATTACAAAGGGCGTACAATCAATAATGAGACCGGTTTGCCAATTACCAATGTTTCGATTACTGTAATTGATTTGGCTAGCAAAACATCCAATACCTATAAATCAAATGATAAAGGTGATTACGAAGTTCCGTTAAAGCCAAATCGTCAATATGAGATTGTGATGAAGAAGAATAACTATTTCGCTTCAAAACAATTATTCAATACAGGAGATCAACTGCGCCCTGACATGTTGCAATCAGACTTAAAGTTTGACCCAATTGTATTGGATCGTTCAATCCGTTTGAATAACATTTATTATGACTTTAATAAGGCTACCATTACGGCTGAATCTCAAAATGATTTAGATAATTTGGTGGGTGTTATGAAAGAAAACCCTGAGATTATTGTAGAGCTTGGTGCTCATACCGATTCAAGAGGTGATGCTGCTACCAATTTAGCATTGTCGCAGAAACGCGCCCAAGCTGTAGTTGATTATGTAGTTACTAAAGGAATTGCAGCTACACGTATTATTGCTAAGGGTTACGGAAAAACCAAACCTCTTGTAATGTGCGATAACGCTGCTGATTGTTCGGAGGCTGAACATGCTTTGAACCGTCGTACAGAATTTAAAGTGACAAAAGTAAGTGCTATTGCTTCAAGCAAATAAT
Above is a window of Solitalea lacus DNA encoding:
- the clpX gene encoding ATP-dependent Clp protease ATP-binding subunit ClpX encodes the protein MSKNQKDVRCSFCGSSKQDVALMIAGIDGHICDRCLEQGYQILNEETVQNKAKKAQLELNLVKPIEIKKHLDQYVIGQDDAKRVLAVAVYNHYKRLNQKVDKDEVEIEKSNILMVGETGTGKTLLAKTIAKILHVPFCICDATVLTEAGYVGEDVESILTRLLQAADYDVAAAERGIVYIDEVDKIARKSDNPSITRDVSGEGVQQALLKILEGTVVNVPPQGGRKHPDQKMIAVNTSNILFICGGAFDGIDKKIANRLQTQAIGYGAKKHGEKIDKNNMLQYITPKDLKSFGLIPELIGRVPVLTYLNPLDRATLLSILVEPKNSLIKQYIKLFSYEGIKLSFENEVLEYIVDKAMEFKLGARGLRSICEAIMIDHMFELPSKENVSELVITLDYAKDKFEKSANLKKLKAA
- a CDS encoding gliding motility-associated C-terminal domain-containing protein; translated protein: MGNVYKLNTKPDHMKFDRGFTIRLSALVSCLLIVLCNWKAAALPFKVQSRLNVHRLIYASFLPGESFTFSPISNNTIIQPPVYGICNGFSFDSGLIVGSDASPAGTTYNWQKSIDLGVTWTDVGVTLRDYNPPVSTKTTWYRRVAINGPDQDISNVVRIVIASTSVGNNTILTNQDIVSGATPQKLIGSDPNGGDGVSYEFVWEQSKDGSTWQLVPGAFTGRDYQPTALTTSTFYRRSVRMGVCPVFVSNTIKVTIVPVSVSGNTIIQPLENEKCGIASFNPKEIAGAQVSVTTGATFTYQWTQSIDGGATYTNIPGAVGQNYDPPELTRTTRFRRDVISGTVVNNSNIVFIIINPDGVGNNVINPIADVKAGVQPQLITGSDPTPSGNVFEFRWEQSADGLTGWTSAPGANTGKNYQPQPLIQTTYFHRKIGSGVCPSSESNSIKVTVLPSGAISNNKITAPPTVSYCGLSSVDPSVITGTAATNVLTYQWQQSFNNNSWSNIIDATGQNFDPSNLNQKVSFRRIAIAGTTRDTSNVVVFLVTPVALDNNTILSQPQVIPSGGIPAAIAGSLPTGGDGTYNYLWEKSEGGQNNWVVASGINNQLNYQPPAQSAPVYYRRTVTSGACSSTSEKYLIAITTNTDLAIEKTGGISDDVQNAVQFIIKAINKGPQDAMAIVVTDTLADNLEYISYKTDVGFVDYDPVKKIIKWEIDKLADKEEVKLRINAKPLENRNLINEAFISAQVVDADLSNNRSKAVIREVVFGIDAAHVPNMITPNGDGYNDVFKVPNIVSFPNNELTIMDRWGNRVYAVKEYQNNWNGEGLAEGTYFYVLKITVGNKIKVYKGFITLMRSRISG
- a CDS encoding PorP/SprF family type IX secretion system membrane protein; translation: MNKKLQLLVFMCFLFTTKVWAQQDAQFSQYMFNGLYINPAYAGFKQNLNINSFYRMQWSGFDGGPRTMTLSLDAPMYDNTMGLGFQVASDKIGNTNDLSAFGIYSYRLQVNDESHLAFGLGVGFYRSAFNGSKNILDDSGDPLNSGNASSSFSPELKFGLFYNTERFYMGLSANNLLSPYLKKDYDLSTISPPKSTQVYLTSGVALPLSENVVMKPSFLLKQDIKGYSTLDLNAFFLFYDKIWVGGAYRNSFKLINKQPNQPLYNANAAILMTELFLGEKFRVGYAFDMSLSAVKDLNASSHEVSLSYCLDVKDIIPERAPAPRNVQGVTERAEKAKAKAAEKETKQKARAEQEASKAAQKEQERKEKEQKTAEEKVVKQKEEPKVIEQQVKEKEKVEVPQPKVNEEAKAQESKAHDEAKRIKEEERQVAELRASEAKRERAEAKARAKAEAKEREDAKRKEEDAKREEERKEKEAARENERAAMKEKDAEKAKEKAEKMKEEKAKEVETPEQREERKKAEKEEAKRIKKLKRQKGAMVTPRYF
- a CDS encoding OmpA family protein is translated as MKRFLGILTIVGFICSAEMTYAQVDKADQEFEQLSYTTALELYKKAFEQTKTVPILQRIVECYKRTNRYKEWETWAAKLIAADNKNPENYLTYGEALVRNGKYADAKQAFYLYGRYSNGKLFESQFLQASCDSALYQMNNPQTQATVKSLDILSTPYSDWGLVKYRNGFVFSSDRPWEQKTIDKNSKKLYGWTGRPFLKIFYVESDPEKNVWGTPTLFSDFFNGEYHTAGAAFNERQNTVFFTRTRFVNTPETGTKPVLRLEIFMSEAWKEAKPFKHNSILKYSVGDPAVTSDGSRLYFVSDMLGGYGGTDIYYCDMGTDGEWGAFKNAGPGINSKGDERFPTLMNDNVMFFSSNGRIGMGGLDIYRATRSKEEWKDVIRLDYPINSPQDDFSLVVTKISGVPENADKIKLEGFFSSDRFDSKGADDIYQFTCVMPQFQKEYYYKGRTINNETGLPITNVSITVIDLASKTSNTYKSNDKGDYEVPLKPNRQYEIVMKKNNYFASKQLFNTGDQLRPDMLQSDLKFDPIVLDRSIRLNNIYYDFNKATITAESQNDLDNLVGVMKENPEIIVELGAHTDSRGDAATNLALSQKRAQAVVDYVVTKGIAATRIIAKGYGKTKPLVMCDNAADCSEAEHALNRRTEFKVTKVSAIASSK